A stretch of Euzebya sp. DNA encodes these proteins:
- a CDS encoding TetR/AcrR family transcriptional regulator encodes MDEDVAGLGLRERKKRATYQALADAAFELSVERGPDAVTVEDIAAAADVSPRTFFNHFESKEQAILARNTARWARAPRLLADRPDDEDIWTALGHTFRAIYAGEAQERTLLATLAMVRQSANLLSRQRDEYEAAEELLVGEVARRTGTRADDLHPRLVVATAIAAARVAVRRWIEEDADDPVELAVAHALDQVAAGLPAPLPTTA; translated from the coding sequence ATGGACGAGGACGTGGCGGGGCTGGGTCTCCGCGAGCGGAAGAAGCGGGCGACGTACCAGGCGCTCGCGGATGCGGCGTTCGAGCTGAGCGTCGAGCGCGGACCGGACGCCGTCACGGTCGAGGACATCGCCGCCGCCGCCGACGTGTCGCCGCGGACGTTCTTCAACCACTTCGAGTCGAAGGAGCAGGCGATCCTCGCGCGCAACACCGCGCGCTGGGCCCGGGCGCCCCGGCTGCTGGCCGACCGGCCGGACGACGAGGACATCTGGACCGCCCTCGGCCACACCTTCCGCGCGATCTACGCGGGGGAGGCGCAGGAGCGCACCCTGCTCGCCACCCTGGCGATGGTCCGGCAGTCCGCCAACCTCCTCAGCCGCCAGCGCGACGAGTACGAGGCCGCCGAGGAGCTCCTGGTGGGAGAGGTCGCCCGCCGGACCGGCACGCGGGCCGACGACCTGCACCCGCGCCTCGTCGTCGCCACCGCGATCGCCGCCGCCCGCGTCGCCGTGCGCCGCTGGATCGAGGAGGACGCCGACGACCCCGTCGAGCTGGCCGTCGCACACGCCCTCGACCAGGTCGCCGCCGGCCTGCCCGCCCCCCTCCCCACGACTGCCTGA
- a CDS encoding MDR family MFS transporter: MTATPPATPAATAATDDDSPRVGLIFTGLILAMLLAVLDQTIVATALPTIVDDLGGLNHLSWVVTAYLLGSTVSTPLYGKLGDQFGRKRIFLGAIVVFLIGSLLSGTAGSMGSLIAWRAVQGVGGGGLMVLAQAIIADVVSPRERARYQGYFGAMFGGASVAGPLIGGFFTDNLSWRWVFYVNLPLGIVALVVSAMTLPSVRSRISPRIDYLGFALLGSAVTCIVLLTTWGGSEYAWGSPTIVGLGVAAVLLIAALLVVESRVPEPVLPLRLFRNRTFDVASGVGFVVGIGMFGVISFLPLFMQVVNGASATSSGLQLLPLMGGMVVSSVASGQVIARTGRYRRFPLAGTAIASVGMYLLSTMGPATSAVTVSVYMAVVGVGLGLVMQVVVLAVQSAVPARDMGVATANVNFFRSVGGSFGVAVFGALFNANLGGQLAERLPADVAARLGDASGSTTAALAALPEELQTAYVAGVAEALTGVFAVAVPVVVVSVLVAWFLPDVELRSTGIHAELAREGAATVDPGHTAPSVVDGPVPRRDDGPEERLSPA, from the coding sequence GTGACCGCCACACCGCCCGCCACCCCCGCTGCCACCGCGGCGACCGACGACGACTCCCCCCGCGTCGGGCTGATCTTCACCGGCCTGATCCTGGCCATGCTGCTGGCCGTCCTCGACCAGACGATCGTCGCCACGGCGCTGCCCACGATCGTCGACGACCTCGGCGGCCTCAACCACCTGTCGTGGGTCGTCACCGCCTACCTGCTGGGCTCGACGGTCTCGACGCCGCTGTACGGGAAGCTGGGCGACCAGTTCGGCCGCAAGCGCATCTTCCTCGGCGCGATCGTCGTGTTCCTGATCGGCTCGCTGCTGAGCGGCACCGCCGGCTCCATGGGATCCCTCATCGCCTGGCGGGCCGTGCAGGGCGTCGGCGGCGGCGGGCTCATGGTCCTCGCACAGGCGATCATCGCCGACGTCGTCAGCCCGCGGGAGCGAGCCCGCTACCAGGGCTACTTCGGCGCGATGTTCGGCGGCGCCTCGGTCGCCGGCCCGCTGATCGGCGGGTTCTTCACCGACAACTTGTCGTGGCGGTGGGTCTTCTACGTGAACCTGCCCCTCGGCATCGTCGCGCTGGTCGTGTCGGCCATGACCCTGCCGTCGGTCCGGAGCCGGATCTCACCGCGGATCGACTACCTCGGCTTCGCCCTGCTCGGGTCGGCCGTCACCTGCATCGTCCTGCTGACGACGTGGGGCGGCAGCGAGTACGCGTGGGGCTCGCCGACGATCGTCGGCCTCGGCGTCGCCGCGGTGCTGCTGATCGCGGCGCTGCTCGTCGTCGAGAGCCGCGTCCCCGAACCGGTCCTCCCGCTGCGGCTGTTCCGCAACCGCACCTTCGACGTGGCGAGCGGCGTCGGGTTCGTCGTCGGCATCGGCATGTTCGGGGTGATCAGCTTCCTGCCGCTGTTCATGCAGGTCGTCAACGGCGCGTCGGCGACCAGCTCCGGGCTGCAGCTGCTGCCGCTGATGGGCGGGATGGTCGTGTCCTCCGTCGCCTCAGGGCAGGTGATCGCCCGCACCGGCCGGTACCGCCGGTTCCCGCTGGCGGGCACCGCGATCGCGTCGGTGGGCATGTACCTCCTGTCCACGATGGGGCCGGCCACGTCCGCGGTGACGGTGTCGGTGTACATGGCCGTCGTCGGCGTCGGGCTCGGCCTCGTGATGCAGGTCGTCGTCCTGGCGGTCCAGTCCGCCGTACCGGCCCGCGACATGGGTGTGGCGACGGCGAACGTGAACTTCTTCCGGTCGGTCGGCGGGTCCTTCGGCGTCGCGGTGTTCGGGGCGTTGTTCAACGCGAACCTGGGCGGCCAGCTCGCCGAGCGGCTGCCGGCGGACGTCGCCGCGCGGCTGGGCGACGCCTCGGGCAGCACCACCGCGGCCCTCGCCGCCCTGCCCGAGGAGCTGCAGACCGCCTACGTCGCCGGCGTGGCCGAGGCGCTGACCGGCGTCTTCGCCGTCGCCGTGCCGGTGGTCGTCGTGTCGGTGCTGGTCGCCTGGTTCCTCCCGGACGTCGAGCTGCGATCGACCGGCATTCACGCCGAGCTCGCCCGGGAGGGCGCGGCGACCGTCGACCCCGGCCACACCGCCCCCTCGGTCGTCGACGGACCGGTCCCGCGCCGAGACGACGGACCGGAGGAGCGCCTCAGCCCGGCGTGA
- a CDS encoding J domain-containing protein: MPAPLPDHYATLGVDPGSSHEDIRAAYRRLMRQVHPDVTGGDATLTQRAHAVTLAWSALKDPVARADYDRRRSAARSPAARPDTASTSAPGSPDVPAWGPGGPRPVTVQQLREAARRQAAYSDLGRVHAAAFSAASRRLGIGLVLLGTLVLGLLIAL, from the coding sequence GTGCCCGCGCCGCTCCCCGACCACTACGCCACCCTGGGCGTGGACCCCGGGTCGTCGCACGAGGACATCCGCGCTGCCTACCGGCGGCTCATGCGCCAGGTCCACCCCGACGTCACCGGGGGCGACGCGACGCTGACCCAGCGGGCGCATGCCGTGACGCTCGCCTGGTCGGCGCTGAAGGACCCCGTGGCGCGGGCGGACTACGACCGGCGCCGCAGCGCGGCGCGGAGCCCCGCGGCCCGTCCAGACACCGCCTCGACATCTGCTCCCGGGTCCCCGGACGTCCCCGCGTGGGGACCCGGCGGACCTCGGCCGGTGACCGTGCAGCAGCTGCGGGAGGCCGCCCGCCGACAGGCCGCCTACTCCGACCTCGGCCGGGTCCACGCCGCGGCGTTCTCCGCCGCGAGCCGCCGGCTGGGCATCGGGCTGGTCCTGCTCGGCACCCTCGTCCTCGGGCTGCTCATCGCCCTCTGA
- a CDS encoding DNA-3-methyladenine glycosylase — protein sequence MPVTSTPTLALLAEDAVTRRPLAGTMWLGAGRRRGSTVDRLPAGGWRRAEQGSAGPLVLEVRTATDRLVLQVWGPAATPADEVAQALRATRAWAGLEDDPTGFGELVGAHPLLRRAHLQLGTPILGRLPRAAESFGRAVLGQLVQGLEAAKSTAELVRMLGTPTAHGIYAYPTRAALGAAPAHQLRRCGIALRSAGALHRFAVDEATVEALHDRRDHEAIDARLRRIPGVGVWTSAETRLYLGDADAVSYGDYHIPALVGWALGDRTETDEAMAELLAPYAPQRGRVIRLIERAARHGLVPTKPRRGPRAAVSVHRYW from the coding sequence ATGCCCGTGACGTCCACGCCGACGCTGGCCCTGCTCGCGGAGGACGCCGTGACCCGCCGTCCCCTGGCGGGGACCATGTGGCTGGGCGCCGGACGGCGTCGCGGCAGCACGGTCGACCGGTTGCCCGCGGGCGGCTGGCGAAGGGCGGAGCAGGGGTCGGCCGGTCCGCTCGTGCTCGAGGTCCGCACCGCCACCGACCGGCTGGTCCTGCAGGTCTGGGGGCCGGCGGCCACCCCGGCCGACGAGGTGGCGCAGGCGCTCCGGGCCACCCGCGCCTGGGCCGGCCTCGAGGACGACCCGACGGGCTTCGGCGAGCTGGTCGGCGCCCACCCGCTCCTGCGCCGCGCCCACCTGCAGCTCGGCACGCCGATCCTCGGCCGGCTTCCGCGGGCCGCGGAGTCCTTCGGTCGCGCGGTGCTCGGCCAGCTCGTCCAGGGCCTGGAGGCGGCGAAGAGCACCGCGGAGCTCGTCCGGATGCTCGGGACCCCCACCGCCCACGGGATCTACGCCTACCCGACCCGGGCGGCGCTCGGCGCGGCCCCGGCCCACCAGCTGCGCCGGTGCGGGATCGCGCTGCGCTCAGCGGGCGCCCTGCACCGCTTCGCCGTCGACGAGGCCACCGTCGAAGCCCTGCACGATCGGCGCGACCACGAGGCGATCGACGCGCGCCTCCGGCGGATCCCCGGAGTGGGGGTGTGGACGTCGGCGGAGACCCGGCTGTACCTGGGGGATGCCGACGCGGTGAGCTACGGCGACTACCACATCCCCGCACTGGTCGGCTGGGCGCTCGGGGACCGGACCGAGACCGACGAGGCCATGGCCGAGCTCCTCGCCCCCTACGCGCCGCAGCGGGGGCGCGTGATCCGCCTGATCGAGCGGGCGGCCCGACACGGGCTGGTGCCGACCAAGCCGCGACGCGGCCCGCGGGCCGCCGTGTCGGTCCACCGGTACTGGTGA
- a CDS encoding PaaI family thioesterase, translating into MRPSHTPADPDFDRRVRTSYAAQPMMATLRAEITALGPGWIDIGFPSQPAFTQQHGFLHAGAVTTVLDSACGYAAFSLMPADAGVLTVELKVNLLRPMAADAFTASARVVKAGRTLTVCQAEAVPAGGTDPVAIMTATVMTLLGSSITG; encoded by the coding sequence ATGCGTCCCTCCCACACCCCCGCCGACCCCGACTTCGACCGCCGCGTCCGCACCAGCTACGCCGCCCAACCCATGATGGCCACCCTCCGGGCCGAGATCACCGCGCTCGGGCCGGGGTGGATCGACATCGGGTTCCCCTCCCAGCCCGCCTTCACCCAGCAGCACGGGTTCCTGCACGCGGGCGCGGTGACGACGGTCCTCGACAGCGCCTGCGGGTACGCCGCGTTCAGCCTGATGCCGGCCGACGCCGGCGTGCTGACGGTCGAGCTCAAGGTCAACCTCCTGCGCCCCATGGCCGCCGACGCCTTCACCGCCTCCGCCCGGGTGGTCAAGGCAGGCCGGACCCTGACGGTCTGCCAGGCCGAGGCCGTCCCCGCGGGCGGCACCGACCCCGTGGCGATCATGACCGCGACGGTGATGACGCTGCTCGGCTCGTCGATCACGGGGTGA
- a CDS encoding helix-turn-helix domain-containing protein, which produces MGAYRTARVEGSDRAWRVWVRAGGPDGGWTCARPYPSVVAEVTDAGVIVTLRPPGVLSRSASPVPAVGVDLHPWLVTAAAGADLATQVAARFADRVAIGPRIDHRARIDHDRGPWTPPACHTGHGGAHDPSPPTPLWSIRGTGEGSDGDLLRAVLAAVAAADLPAPDPAVRVAVTAAVRSGRRQDLSRVGLEAGWSPRTLRRRVHRAVGLSPDALRRLGRLESARTALATGGRGPAQVAAAGGWTDQAHMTRDFTALAGYTPAAWQRHVAGWIPGRSLGGG; this is translated from the coding sequence GTGGGTGCGTACCGGACCGCGCGGGTGGAGGGGTCGGACCGCGCGTGGCGGGTCTGGGTCCGCGCTGGCGGCCCCGACGGCGGGTGGACCTGCGCCCGGCCGTACCCGTCGGTCGTCGCCGAGGTCACCGACGCCGGCGTCATCGTCACCCTCCGCCCGCCGGGGGTGCTGTCGCGGTCCGCGTCGCCGGTCCCGGCCGTCGGCGTGGACCTGCACCCGTGGCTCGTCACGGCGGCCGCCGGGGCCGATCTGGCCACCCAGGTCGCTGCGCGGTTCGCGGATCGGGTGGCGATCGGCCCACGGATCGACCACCGCGCACGGATCGACCACGATCGTGGTCCGTGGACCCCGCCGGCGTGCCACACAGGCCACGGCGGTGCACACGACCCCTCTCCTCCCACGCCCCTGTGGTCGATCCGTGGGACGGGGGAGGGGTCGGACGGCGATCTCCTCCGGGCGGTCCTGGCCGCGGTCGCGGCCGCGGACCTCCCCGCGCCGGACCCGGCCGTCCGGGTCGCGGTCACCGCGGCGGTCCGGTCCGGCCGGCGCCAGGACCTCTCCCGCGTCGGCCTGGAGGCGGGGTGGTCGCCGCGGACCCTCCGACGGCGGGTGCACCGGGCGGTCGGGTTGTCCCCCGACGCGCTGCGGCGACTGGGGCGACTCGAGTCGGCCCGGACCGCCCTGGCCACCGGGGGCCGAGGTCCGGCGCAGGTGGCGGCCGCCGGCGGCTGGACCGACCAGGCGCACATGACCCGGGACTTCACCGCCCTGGCCGGGTACACACCCGCCGCGTGGCAGCGCCACGTCGCCGGGTGGATCCCGGGCCGCTCCCTCGGCGGGGGCTGA
- a CDS encoding RNA polymerase sigma factor RpoD/SigA, which produces MPNPRDARSRRLHSSVPEDLLDLYFGELGKVELLTAADEVRLAQAIAAGVEAQARLEADEPLDADEQEALELVAAAGEAAFDHFVAANLRLVVSVASKFSRRSQLGLDELIQEGNLGLIRAVEKFDWRKGFKFSTYATWWIRQAIQRGVAASERTIRLPVALHDALVKVRAARARLEAVNGEEPSIAELAEATRLTEHRVRRALDADKSVTSLDRKVGHDSDASEMADFVAVAEDAPAEEVVEAEFNRSVLAMAETRLDPRSWYVITRRYGLDGRTVLTLDALGKELGLSRESVRKIETQALIRLQKEIRAA; this is translated from the coding sequence GTGCCAAACCCCCGTGACGCCCGCAGCCGGCGACTCCACAGCTCCGTCCCGGAGGACCTGCTGGACCTGTACTTCGGTGAGCTCGGGAAGGTCGAGCTGCTGACCGCCGCCGACGAGGTCCGCCTCGCCCAGGCGATCGCGGCGGGTGTCGAGGCCCAGGCGCGCCTGGAGGCCGACGAGCCGCTCGACGCCGACGAGCAGGAGGCCCTCGAGCTGGTCGCCGCCGCCGGCGAGGCCGCCTTCGACCACTTCGTCGCCGCCAACCTCCGGCTGGTGGTGTCGGTGGCGTCGAAGTTCTCCCGCCGCAGCCAGCTGGGCCTCGACGAGCTGATCCAGGAGGGCAACCTCGGCCTGATCCGCGCGGTCGAGAAGTTCGACTGGCGCAAGGGCTTCAAGTTCTCCACCTACGCCACCTGGTGGATCCGCCAGGCCATCCAGCGCGGTGTGGCGGCCAGCGAGCGGACCATCCGCCTGCCCGTCGCCCTGCACGACGCGCTCGTGAAGGTGCGCGCCGCCCGCGCCCGCCTCGAGGCCGTCAACGGCGAGGAGCCGTCCATCGCCGAGCTGGCCGAGGCCACCCGCCTGACCGAGCACCGGGTCCGTCGCGCGCTCGACGCCGACAAGTCCGTCACGTCGCTCGACCGGAAGGTCGGGCACGACTCGGACGCGAGCGAGATGGCCGACTTCGTCGCCGTCGCCGAGGACGCGCCGGCCGAGGAGGTCGTGGAGGCCGAGTTCAACCGCTCGGTCCTCGCGATGGCCGAGACCCGGCTGGACCCGCGGTCGTGGTACGTGATCACCCGCCGCTACGGCCTGGACGGCCGGACGGTGCTGACCCTCGACGCGCTGGGCAAGGAGCTCGGGCTGTCTCGCGAGAGCGTCCGCAAGATCGAGACCCAGGCGCTGATCCGGCTGCAGAAGGAGATCCGCGCCGCGTAG
- a CDS encoding aminotransferase class I/II-fold pyridoxal phosphate-dependent enzyme → MNPVLTRLGGYPLAAFQDLAREMRAQPEPTYDFSIGDPVEPTPPFIRRALIDALDPVSQYPTAAGIPELRQAIAGWVGRRFGVAVDPDTQVLPSSGSKEAIFHTPLALLDAGSSRRHAIWGAPGYQPYERGALFAGGESDAVDLSPERGWRLELDALGEARLDRAFIAWLNYPHNPTGAVVDEAYLRAQLATARAHGVVLGSDECYVEIHPPSGPRPPSLLQAADGDLSGVLVYFSLSKRSGMTGYRCGAVVGDPALIAAQRIMRPNIGTGSPEFVQRAAVAAWSDDDHVAERREVFEEKRRIVLAFLDEVGLRTGGSEATFYLWVAAPGGDDVAYAQALLARRIIASPGSAFGPAGTGWLRLALVPDAEGCAAAVDVWRTAIAEGALPGG, encoded by the coding sequence GTGAACCCCGTGCTGACCCGCCTCGGCGGCTACCCCCTCGCCGCCTTCCAGGACCTGGCCCGCGAGATGCGCGCCCAGCCCGAGCCGACCTACGACTTCTCGATCGGCGACCCGGTCGAGCCGACGCCGCCGTTCATCCGCCGGGCGTTGATCGACGCGCTCGACCCGGTCAGCCAGTACCCGACCGCCGCCGGGATCCCCGAGCTCCGCCAGGCGATCGCCGGGTGGGTCGGGCGCCGCTTCGGCGTGGCGGTCGACCCCGACACCCAGGTGCTGCCGTCGTCGGGCTCGAAGGAGGCGATCTTCCACACCCCGCTCGCCCTCCTCGACGCCGGCTCCTCGCGCCGCCACGCGATCTGGGGCGCCCCCGGCTACCAGCCCTACGAGCGGGGTGCGCTGTTCGCCGGCGGCGAGTCCGACGCCGTCGACCTGTCGCCCGAGCGGGGATGGCGCCTCGAGCTCGACGCGCTCGGCGAGGCGCGGCTCGACCGGGCGTTCATCGCCTGGCTGAACTACCCGCACAACCCGACCGGGGCGGTCGTCGACGAGGCGTACCTGCGCGCCCAGCTGGCCACGGCTCGCGCCCACGGCGTGGTGCTCGGGTCCGACGAGTGCTACGTGGAGATCCACCCGCCCTCGGGCCCCCGGCCCCCGTCGCTGCTGCAGGCCGCCGACGGCGACCTGTCCGGGGTGCTGGTCTACTTCAGCCTCTCCAAGCGCAGCGGCATGACCGGCTACCGCTGCGGCGCCGTCGTCGGCGACCCCGCCCTCATCGCCGCGCAGCGGATCATGCGGCCCAACATCGGGACGGGCTCGCCGGAGTTCGTCCAGCGCGCCGCGGTCGCCGCCTGGTCCGACGACGACCACGTCGCCGAGCGGCGGGAGGTGTTCGAGGAGAAGCGGCGGATCGTCCTGGCCTTCCTCGACGAGGTCGGGCTGCGCACCGGCGGGTCCGAGGCGACCTTCTACCTGTGGGTGGCCGCTCCCGGCGGGGACGACGTCGCCTACGCCCAGGCGCTGCTCGCCCGACGGATCATCGCGTCGCCCGGATCGGCGTTCGGCCCCGCCGGCACCGGCTGGCTCCGCCTGGCCCTGGTGCCCGACGCGGAGGGGTGCGCCGCCGCCGTCGACGTGTGGCGCACCGCGATCGCCGAGGGTGCCCTGCCAGGTGGCTGA
- a CDS encoding DapH/DapD/GlmU-related protein, producing the protein MEAAIDGYVAPAAWGVGVATIGPSGAVLDVAYPVVNTDAAPFAAVALAGAVGHVAGSATYYLAPPQLADAIQHVAPAEPVDVPHPNLAAWRQLLELVEVPTPGGTRHLVAAFIGDLADDPADAVDAYLRLHLLSHRLVPPHGLSTTGFFGVLTNCVWTDHGPFEVESFEIARTALRAAGHHVSVRLVDKFPPMLDYVVPSGVRIADGNRVRLGAHLAPGTTVMHEGFCNYNAGTLGASMVEGRISAGVVVGDGSDIGGGASIMGTLSGGGSETIRVGRGCLLGANAGLGISLGDDCVVEAGLYLTAGTRVTMPDGAVVKARELSGADGLLFRRNSVTGAVEAIVRSGGSWQGLNTELHDN; encoded by the coding sequence ATGGAGGCCGCCATCGACGGCTACGTCGCCCCCGCCGCGTGGGGCGTCGGGGTGGCCACGATCGGCCCGTCGGGTGCCGTGCTGGACGTCGCCTACCCGGTCGTGAACACCGACGCCGCGCCCTTCGCAGCGGTGGCGCTGGCCGGCGCGGTGGGGCACGTGGCCGGGTCGGCGACCTACTACCTCGCCCCGCCCCAGCTCGCCGACGCCATCCAGCATGTCGCCCCCGCCGAGCCCGTCGACGTCCCCCACCCGAACCTGGCCGCGTGGCGCCAGCTGCTCGAGCTCGTCGAGGTCCCCACGCCCGGCGGCACCCGCCATCTCGTCGCCGCGTTCATCGGCGACCTGGCGGACGACCCGGCCGACGCGGTCGACGCGTACCTGCGCCTCCACCTCCTCAGCCACCGGCTGGTCCCCCCGCACGGCCTCAGCACCACAGGGTTCTTCGGGGTCCTGACGAACTGCGTGTGGACCGACCACGGACCCTTCGAGGTGGAGTCCTTCGAGATCGCCCGGACGGCGCTGCGGGCGGCGGGCCACCACGTCAGCGTCCGGTTGGTCGACAAGTTCCCGCCGATGCTCGACTACGTCGTCCCCTCCGGCGTCCGGATCGCCGACGGGAACCGGGTCCGCCTCGGCGCGCACCTCGCCCCCGGCACGACCGTGATGCACGAGGGGTTCTGCAACTACAACGCGGGCACGCTCGGCGCGTCCATGGTGGAGGGACGGATCTCGGCCGGGGTCGTCGTCGGCGACGGCTCTGACATCGGGGGAGGGGCTTCGATCATGGGGACGCTGTCCGGCGGCGGGTCGGAGACGATCCGGGTCGGGCGGGGCTGCCTGCTCGGCGCGAACGCGGGGCTCGGCATCTCGCTCGGCGACGACTGCGTGGTGGAGGCCGGCCTGTACCTGACCGCCGGCACCCGGGTGACGATGCCCGACGGGGCGGTCGTGAAGGCCCGCGAGCTGTCGGGCGCCGACGGGCTGCTGTTCCGCCGCAACTC